From Carya illinoinensis cultivar Pawnee chromosome 5, C.illinoinensisPawnee_v1, whole genome shotgun sequence, one genomic window encodes:
- the LOC122309328 gene encoding uncharacterized protein LOC122309328, producing MSSSSMSSASVSNPSQSTPLCFCEVEATLKYSNTRRNPGRAFLGCRKYNTEGLPYCKFFKWANSQDIEQDLFKLKEELLRKEADLVKMLKEIEKREIELQKKADEIEKKEILLASINEEIMKKEWMLLQQEAEIKRSRTLFRLFLALVVIFIFYIIVSK from the exons atgtcatcatcatcaatgagTTCTGCATCTGTCTCAAATCCCTCTCAGAGTACACCATTGTGCTTCTGTGAGGTTGAAGCCACACTGAAATACTCAAATACGAGAAGAAATCCAGGCCGAGCCTTCTTAGGATGTCGAAAGTACAACACTGAG GGACTACCGTACTGCAAATTTTTCAAGTGGGCAAATAGTCAAGACATAGAACAAGACCTTTTCAAACTGAAAGAAGAATTGCTACGGAAGGAGGCAGACCTGGTCAAGATGCTCAAGGAAATTGAAAAAAGGGAGATTGAACTCCAAAAGAAAGCGGATGAGATTGAGAAGAAGGAGATTTTGCTAGCTAGCATAAATGAGGAGATTATGAAAAAAGAGTGGATGCTCCTTCAGCAAGAAGCTGAAATCAAGCGCTCCCGCACACTATTCCGGCTGTTTTTAGCTTTAGtagttattttcattttttacataATAGTATCTAAGTGA